A stretch of DNA from Cohnella algarum:
TCGGGGAATCGGCCGCTTGACCGCCTCGGAAAACAAGCCTTCCTCGCCAAGCTTCCGCTTCAACTGCTCGAAAGCGAGATAAAGGCTGCCGACGCCGTCCGGCTGCATCGCCGTAACGTAAAACTGGTACTGGCCGTCCCGCTCGAAGACGGACACCCGCCTCTCGCCAGCACCTTCATGCGTCCTTCGGCCGGAAGGGCAGCCGCTGATTGTACGAGCCGAACATGATGCTTTTCAGTCTGCCGCTTTCGTCCTTGAGCGTAAAGTACATATGTCCGCTCGAATGATGGGTGAATTCGAGATTTCCCCCCGGATCCATATATCTGAAGCTTGGCGTCTCCTTCCAGCTTCAGCTTGATGTACCGGTTCACATCGCGGATGCTCAGCACGCGCGAAGGCTCCAAACGCGCCGCCTCCTCTCCTTGGCTTCGAACGCGACCGTTTGCGTCTGTATTTCGTTTACTTGGCTTTGCCCAATGCCGCTTTCAGCGTATTTTCATCAGCATCGTAATCGTCATCGGCCCGACGCCTCCCGGAACCGGCGTAATCCAGCCCGCAACTTCGGAAGCTTCGGCAAAATCCACGTCGCCGCACAGCTTGCCGTCAGGCAGCCGGTTGACGCCGACGTCGATCACGACGGCTCCGGGCTTGATCCAGTCGCCTTTGACCAGCTTCGGAACGCCGACCGCCGCCACGACGATATCGGCTTGGCGGGAAACTTCCGCCAGATTCGGCGTGCGCGAATGGCAAATCGTCACCGTCGCATGCTCCCGAAGCAGCAGGAGCGAAACCGGCTTGCCCACGATGTTGCTGCGTCGATGACGACCGCATGCTTGCCGGCGGGAGAGTTGCCCGTCCGCTTCAGCAGCTCGATAACGCCCGCCGGCGTGCAAGGCAGCAAGGCGTCGTCTCCGATGACCATATTGCCGACGCTGACCGGATGAAAGCCGTCCACGTCCTTTTCGACCGCGATCGCGTCGATGACCGCCTTCTCCTCGATATGCTTCGGCAGCGGCAGCTGCACGAGAATGCCGTGCACGCTGTCTTGGGCGTTCAACCGGCCGATCAGCTCCAGCAATTCCGCTTGCGAGGTCTCCGCGGAAAGGCGGTGCACCTCGGAATAAAAGCCGAGATCTTCGCAAGCTTTCGCCTTATTGCGAACGTAACCTGGGACGCCGGATCTTCCCCGACCAGAATGACGGCAAGCCCCGGTTGAATGCCCGAACTTTTCAGCTTTGCGACTTCGTCTTTGATTTCCGCCCGGATTTGGTCGGAAATTTTTTGCCTTCGATCAGCTTTGCGCTCATTGCGGTTCCTCCTCGCCATTCGTTTCGAATTCGGGCTTCGGATCTTTTGCGGATTCCGGCTTTCCGCCCCCGTCTCGCGCAGCATGCGTCCGAGCACGCCGTTGACGAATTTGCCGGATTCGTCCGTGCCGAAGCGCTTCGCCAGCTCGATCGCTTCGTTTACGACAACCTTCGGAGGCACTTCCTTCCGGTGGGCGAGCTCGAAAGCCGCAAGCCGCAAAATCTGGCGGTCCACCGCGACAGGCGATCCACCTGCCATCGGTCAAATACCGGGCCAGCGAGCGGTCGATTTCTTCCCGGTGGGCCGTAACGCCCTTTACCAGCTCGCGGGTAAACCCGTCGACCGCGCCGACGTCTTCGACGTTCGCGCCGATTTCGTTTTCTTCGCGCGCTTCCGTCAGAACGGTCTCCACCGCGGCCTGCGCGTCCACGCCGTTCATTTCCATCTGGTACAGGCTCTGCACCGCAATTTCCCTTGCCAATCTGCGCTTCATGAATCCTCCCGCTTCGACAACTTGTTTTTTGGGCCAACCGAAATAGCATTCAGAAAAAACGACGAGCCGTCCCGCCCGATCCCGAAACGGGATGGCGGCGCGAGGCGCCGCTTCGGGCAAGAAGGCTTCACGGCTTGCGAATCAGCGCGGCCACGGCCACCGATCGGACATCCAGGAGACCAGCCGGTCCCACGGCAGCAGAGGGCCCGCTTCTTGTCTTTGTTATATCCGATTCCATATCCCAAACCGACAAGCAATATACAAAACAGCATATCCCAAAATCCGCTAATTAAATAGATGACCGCGCAAAAAAGTCCGCCAAAATGCCAAGCGCCCGTCCTCCGTAGGCTTCCAGCCATTCTTTCCACATGGGCGGCCGTCCCCCTATTCCACTCGGCTTTTATACGTGGTCGGCGACTGCGTCACGTTGGCGATAAAGACGGAAACCTCGGAAACGGGAATTCCGGTCGTCTGCTCCAAATGTTCGGATACGGCTTTTTGCATTTCTTCGGATATCGAAGGAATGGAGTTTTCCCCGTCGACGAAAGCGCGGATCATGATTTGCAGGCCGGATTCGGAAGCGCGGACCCGCGCGCGCAAATCCTTGACGCCCGGGAACGGGATGCGGCCTTGAGCGCCAAATTCTCGATCGTCTCGACCGAAATGCGAATATCTCCGTGCTCGGTGCGCTGAGTGATCGACTCGGACGAGCCGCCGGTGCGCCGAAACGAAACGACGAACAGCCGGAAGCTGATCAAAAACAGCACGACGCCGACCGCGATGACCGATGCCTGAACCGCCCGTAGCCTCCCGCGGCCTCCTCGACGAACTGCTTCAGCCATTCCGTATCGAAGCCGCCCAGCGCGACGACGACGGCGATTACGGAAGCGGCGCCCACCGCCAGCGTGTATAAAAATAACAGCAGCCTGTCCAGCATTCTAATCAACGACAGTCTCCTCCAGTCTCGACGCGCGTATGCCCCGCCTTACGAAAAGGCGCCGAAGCTCGGCCTCCCCCTGGGTTCGGCCGCTACGGCGCCGTCATCCGCATTCCGGTAATCGCTTACCTCAGGGAATCCCGGGGGGCGCTATCGGACACGCGCATGCGAATCGTCTTCTTCCGGTTTCTCCGGAGTTTTGAAATGAACGTCGTGAATATGTACATTCACTTCCACCACGTTCAGCCCCGTCATCGTTTCGATCGAACGCTTGACGTTGCGCTGAATTTCAGCCGCGATTTCGGGAATGCGCCTGCCATATTCGACGACGATATTGACGTCGACCGCCGCTTCGCGCTGGCCGACTTCGACTTTCACGCCTTTGGACAAATTTTTGCGTCCGAGAAGTTCCGCAATTCCGGAGGAGATACCGCCGCTCATTCCGGCAACGCCTTCCACTTCGACCGTCGCGAGACCGGCGATCACCTCGATGACTTCCGGCGCGATTTGAATGGTACCCATTTCCGTGCGTTCGTAATCGGTCACCAATGTTTCCATCGTGAATCCACCTCCTTCAAAATGGTACGGCTCTTCGCCCAAGCATCGGCTGTCAGAGGCGCCGGCAGCCTCGGCATGGCGGCTGGGCCGTCATGCCGGATTGGGCCATGCACCTCTTTATTATTCATACTATAGCATTGCGCGTTGATTATGACAAACCGGGATCATAGATATCGTGTTCTTCGAGAAACTTGATATCGAACGTGCCTTTTTGGAACAGGGGATGATCCAGCAGCTTCAGATGAAAAGGGATCGTCGTTTTGACCCCTTCCACGAAAAACTCCGCGAGGGCCCTCCGTCCGCGAGCGATCGCTTCGCCGCGCGTCGGCGCCCAGACGATCAGCTTCGCGATCATCGAATCGTAATGCGGCGAGATCGTGTAGTGGGTGTAAGCGCCGCTGTCCACGCGCACGCCGGGACCGCCGGGCGGCAAATAAAAGCCGACGCGCCCCGGAGACGGCATGAAATTGCGTTCCGGATCTTCCGCATTGATCCGGAATTCGAACGCCCAACCGTCCCATTTGACGTCTTCCTGCGCAAAGGAAAGAGGCGCTCCTTCGCGACCGAGATCATTTCCTTGATCAGGTCGACGCCCGTGATCATTTCGGTGACGGGGTGTTCGACCTGGATGCGGGTATTCATTTCATAAAATAAAATTGGCCGTCGGGACCCAGCAAAAACTCGATCGTGCCCGCGCCGCAATAGTCGACGGCTTTGGCCGCCCGTACGGCGGCTTGCCCCATCCGTTCGCGGAGGGCCGGCGTCATGACCGGGCACGGCGCTTCCTCGACGAGCTTCTGGCGCCGGCGCTGCACCGAGCAGTCCCGTTCGCCGAGGTGAACGACGTTGCCGTGCTTGTCGGCGATGACCTGAATTTCGACGTGCTTCATGCCGGTCAAATATTTCTCGATATAGACGCCGGAATTGCCGAACGCCTTCTGGGCTTCCTGCTGGGCGGTCGTAATCTCGCGAACGAGCATTTCTTCGTCGTCCGCAAGGCGAATGCCGCGCCCGCCGCCACCGGCCGTCGCCTTGATGATGACCGGATACCCGATCTCGCGCGCTACCCGGACGGCTTCGTCCAGATCCTCGACCAGGCCGTCGGAACCCGGGATGACCGGAACGTCGGCCTCCTTCATCGTCTGCTTCGCCACGGACTTGTCGCCCATCCGACTGATCGCTTCGGCGGAAGGGCCGATGAACGTGATGTTGCAGCTTTCGCAAATATCCGCGAAGTCGGCGTTCTCCGACAGGAAGCCGTAGCCCGGATGAATCGCGTCGCATTCCGTCAGCGTAGCCACGCTCATAATGTTGGTCAAGTTCAAATAGCTGTCTTTGGAGGCCGTCGGACCGATGCAGTACGCTTCGTCGGCCAAGCGGACGTGCAGCGATTCGCGGTCGGCTTCGGAATAGACCGCGACGGTCGAAATTCCGAGCTCCCGGCACGCCCGGATAATGCGGACGGCAATCTCGCCGCGGTTGGCCACCAAAATTTTATGGATTTTCAAAACAGGAGATCCCCTTCGTTGATACCAGTTGACGCTCGAAAGCCGGAAATCCTTTATTCCGGTCTGACGAGGAACAGCGGTTGGCCGTACTCGACCAATTGTCCGTTCTCTACAGAATCTCGACGATCTCGCCTTTCACTTCCGCTTCCAGCGGATTCATCAGCTTCATCGCTTCCAAAATGCAAACGACCGTCTTCTCGGTCACCTTGTCGCCGGCATTGACGAAGCTCGGGGCATCGGGAGAAGGAGCCCGATAGAACGTTCCCACCATCGGGAAACGATCTTGTGCAGGCCTTCGCGTTCGGAAGACTCGCTCTTGGGCGCTTCCGGGGAAGCCGCCGCTTGGGCGGGCGCCGCGGCCGGCGCGGATGCCGCCGCGGGCAAGTATGTATGTGCCGCCGGAGCCGTTTGCACGTTGACGACTTCGGTCCGGCCCGGTTTGCGAATGGCGAGCCTTGCCCCTTCGTTTTCGATTTCCAGCTCTTGAACGGACGTTTGATCCACCAATTTGATCAGTTCTTTGATTTCGCTAAGTTTAAACATTGTCTCGGACACTCCTTGGTTCGGGGTTCCTTTGCAGGCCATGCTTGTTCGTTCCCATAACGAAGTTATTATATCACATTCGACTGAAATGGAAAGAGTCCGGCCTTATGGCCGAACTCTTTGCCGCAGCGCGCCGTTCGTTCAAGGAATGTATTGCACGGTCAGCCTGTCGGGCGAAACCTCCAGCTCCTTCATGGCAAGCTCGACGATGGTTACGGCTTCGTCCTTCTCCAGCTTGTCGGCCTGAACAACCACCTTGTAGTTGCTTTCTTCCTCTTCCACGACGACGTTGCCGTAGGTGGCGACCAACTTTTCCTCCAGGGAAGTCATCCGCTCTTCGATCGCGTCGAGCCGGCTCAGCTCCTCCATCGCGGACTGGGCTTCCTCGGGCGTCGTGTTTTTGCTGTCGGCGATAATCGCGTTCAGCCGTTCCTGCTCTGCGAGTAATTTTCCAATCTTTCAAGCGCGATCCGATCGATATATTCCCTGCCGCCAAATTGTTGTTCATTCCGTTCAGCACGGCTTCGTCTCCGGACGCCCGTTTCGGGTTCCGCCGCCGACTCTTCGCCGCGCTTCCCGCTTCCGGCGACGGCTGCTCCCGGAAGCCGGATCGCCGGATTCGGAAGGCTCTTCGCGCCCGTTTGCGAATCGGGAGAGGCGACGGGGAGGCCCCGGCTTCGGTTTCATCGCCGTATGCTCCGTCGACTGCGTGATTTCCACGCCGCTTCGGGATCCGCCTGGGCATACCCGCGGCCTGGTCGGCCGTCTGTCCGGCCGGATTGACGTCCTCCGTAAACAGGTAGTATGCCGACAGAATGACATCAAACTGAGCATCGACACCAGCCAAATCGTTTGCCTTTTGTTGTTCAATGGCTCTCCTTGCCTCCTTGGATTTTGGGCTTTTTTTGAACCGCCCCGGATGGGCTGCGTTATTCGATTGTGCGTTTATTTCGTCTCCTTATTGCTTGCGCGGAACGACCGATATCCGGTGGATCGGGACGTCCAGTCCCCGGAAACCGCTTCGGCGATCAGCTTGTGCACGGTGGCGTTTTCCCCGCCTTTGGCTACGATCAGCACGCCCGGACGCGAGGCTTGATTTTTCTTGACCACGATCGGCGTCTGGCTGCCCGACACTTCGTACAGGACGACCTGGCCGTCCCTCGTCACGTCGGTAATGTGCCGCTTGGCCCCGTTGCGGTCGGACTCTTCGGTAATCGTCGACGTATCCCGTTCGTTCTGCTGAACGACCGTCTCCTCCGTCGATTCCACGGTAACCATCACGTCCGCCGTCCCGACGCCGACCATGTTTTCGAGCATCTCCTTCAGCCGGGTTTCCAGCGTCGTTTCGATTTCGACGAACGGATCGTCGACCCGGGCCGCTCCCGCGGTCATCGTCTGCTGCTCGGGCGAATCGTTGTCGCCCAGCGGAGCGTAATCTTTGTCGCCCGACGGATCGATCGTCTTCACGTTGA
This window harbors:
- a CDS encoding DUF2273 domain-containing protein gives rise to the protein MAGSLRRTGAWHFGGLFCAVIYLISGFWDMLFCILLVGLGYGIGYNKDKKRALCCRGTGWSPGCPIGGRGRADSQAVKPSCPKRRLAPPSRFGIGRDGSSFFLNAISVGPKNKLSKREDS
- a CDS encoding Asp23/Gls24 family envelope stress response protein → METLVTDYERTEMGTIQIAPEVIEVIAGLATVEVEGVAGMSGGISSGIAELLGRKNLSKGVKVEVGQREAAVDVNIVVEYGRRIPEIAAEIQRNVKRSIETMTGLNVVEVNVHIHDVHFKTPEKPEEDDSHARVR
- a CDS encoding SpoIIIAH-like family protein yields the protein MGKLLAEQERLNAIIADSKNTTPEEAQSAMEELSRLDAIEERMTSLEEKLVATYGNVVVEEEESNYKVVVQADKLEKDEAVTIVELAMKELEVSPDRLTVQYIP
- a CDS encoding stage III sporulation protein AG: MAKWLQQLETFIGGGPGGPRRVKAFRWLVLIGLIGAALILVANLLNVKTIDPSGDKDYAPLGDNDSPEQQTMTAGAARVDDPFVEIETTLETRLKEMLENMVGVGTADVMVTVESTEETVVQQNERDTSTITEESDRNGAKRHITDVTRDGQVVLYEVSGSQTPIVVKKNQASRPGVLIVAKGGENATVHKLIAEAVSGDWTSRSTGYRSFRASNKETK